One window of the Anoplolepis gracilipes chromosome 9, ASM4749672v1, whole genome shotgun sequence genome contains the following:
- the LOC140669149 gene encoding uncharacterized protein isoform X3, with protein MDPIGPWYTSYNRLTAGGTTGTFQTATPTTTSDFVPHHLATAVTQAVPSTTTSQLLLQAAHTTATLAGQPSPFNPGGFLTPPPVGYEVFSPLFPHHPNTKQAHYVTQHRQALAQAQAVSVTKQNTTSESDIPTLRENYSSAHQATFFEQGASTSPTTSTLAWTPQNNTQLPSPFGILPHESVVPSSPGPPSTKSSNTSGYENTFNAHFSTMQTINNINASQLTSPSACSADFKVASCPTEDTKKSVNVRPQSPTSTTVKSIPVQISGRQTFFHQVPTSTFSSDTLTNNYPSAGNGNQSVAGNGKVQSSGLQHQQSCIVSTPSNASGKEYRIPQPPSRSTASTTIFLSTSARSGSTQAIQQDKQGTRNGNFASPPNKAATATAQQNIQTKAQTKIYPDLGSHGAEHRRNEQHDNNQSSPISFSIMDNRGLNYAPNNSTNCNNSSGKLTNSQRTPSNSNLQSHPQQQQQAFHVLNQQQQQQQQTTSYRHYLTGSGTNDTEYHHPGRSKSATSTDSAYSSNTSTQNGPDCSVVVPRRPSPLQAHSQASPLGHVPSPAYPMYNSPMATMSSPSPLQQHAENNGNQCTNTGQPYKSGVQQQVTPPSPLDVTVPRPSSQGQVAYSSVITRALGTSTENNKTAYNTENKATYDGQQQDFSQTQKQQVCWENDNRQTTNGNRKFSVSVYTGANTGDMNAQNLPVQQQQVQRLVNMSDNRQQPYFEPNQVALQDLSSCRGDPMSIVKNLQTLQQGPCQVSQQHAIVTVGTTEQQKQVEENRRKVDNANKKRKNLEKTVGHGTAPNELTGTTTMTEYLGRIPPPAHHNANQQQQNGYFDFERWNIPPPHTKMFPAASGAFGSQSSLHHSSNFANTPAHQHQSLMVSHHHPPPPIPYFPAFHIPAGHHPHHPHEFQPSVEITSIGFGAENVANQNANYNQEVRDDQPKVVVPNIEEELGFLQQDQQLVQNTSQMNKDFKRPSKDPNTGFMTSYLKFLQGERDPSPPPAIRGGRKATWNRSKPYIPVEPSKPAEASTNGETVKSQEKPLVKETPVKETPVIDYANDPRYFPLPKERKKANFDSSDDGFTSDDDFLFPPKKTEKKVQNANNTNNIEVVAVKPESKGRKGRPIKPGGPTDRKRKAAAAAAAAAAAAAAAAATAAADTEKKSSKKIEEVDPLLLPPRRETSRRKAKEKTSAKQFLDRQQGIDYFDNDEEQADSDSDPAWTPAVKLVGDEDEKRKKRLRPVITKKIRKILEEDGYSSGEVLVSKKSSRKKHEMPSKNSNNVGKLSCKIDEKLVAAASDEDIDISPFKSGEFVVIKTDLDEEYPPLWRIDGKTLLQKYEPFKSNGKTLYRNISTYSAWVSQNRHIYQQVPVKFWQQGKIETIVEFLRDEMIVDDSENIDKSMKDTERYQDNFEVYIQTLISQALDSNFLTEIFQEQDDYFLSNVKTVDEVTEERKRRLLATTKWKPNVVTALSTWPCVNVLKDLPSSEIKGKCCAGCQQTRIYARILLYGQPYNSTTLEGSPPDPRVPHEKDFLLCRICQKKIALYNKVAHQKYLMFLECARRVADKKMADPHKDTTIILNELLADEAWLNQLFKEVRNIWAEIDSMEQQVKTKSKAILSSSLKQNHKTETTTVTAPSVLTSKETANTSDSQVPIQNTEHNPQSVSSDVQMHSEPS; from the exons ATGGATCCCATTGGTCCATGGTATACATCGTATAATCGTCTCACTGCGGGCGGCACCACCGGAACGTTTCAAACGGCAACACCAACTACAACTAGTGATTTTGTACCTCATCATTTAGCAACGGCTGTTACACAGGCAGTGCCATCAACAACGACGTCGCAATTACTTTTACAAGCGGCACATACAACAGCAACTCTGGCGGGTCAACCGTCCCCTTTTAACCCTGGGGGGTTTCTAACTCCACCCCCTGTGGGTTACGAAGTCTTTTCGCCGCTCTTCCCGCATCATCCCAATACTAAGCAAGCACATTATGTCACTCAACATAGACAAGCTCTTGCTCAAGCGCAAGCGGTATCGGTGACAAAACAAAACACAACGAGTGAATCCGATATCCCTACGTTGAGGGAGAATTATAGCTCGGCGCATCAAGCTACGTTTTTCGAGCAAGGAGCGTCGACTTCGCCTACGACATCGACTCTGGCCTGGACACCTCAGAACAATACGCAGCTCCCTAGTCCGTTTGGTATTTTACCGCACGAGAGTGTCGTTCCGTCATCCCCAGGTCCGCCTTCCACAAAATCTAGCAATACTAGCGGCTACGAAAATACCTTCAACGCACATTTTAGTACAATGCAGACTATAAACAATATCAATGCATCTCAATTAACTAGTCCATCTGCGTGCAGCGCGGACTTTAAAGTTGCCAGCTGCCCGACTGAAGACACGAAGAAATCGGTCAATGTGAGACCTCAGTCGCCTACCTCGACTACCGTAAAATCCATTCCTGTGCAGATTAGCGGTAGACAGACGTTTTTTCATCAAGTACCGACAAGTACTTTCAGTTCCGATACTTTGACGAACAATTATCCGAGTGCGGGAAATGGTAATCAGTCCGTTGCTGGAAATGGAAAGGTGCAGTCTTCAGGATTGCAACATCAGCAATCGTGTATCGTGTCGACGCCGAGCAATGCCTCGGGTAAGGAATATAGGATACCGCAACCGCCTTCAAGATCAACTGCGTCAACGACAATTTTTCTCAGCACTTCCGCGCGCTCAGGTTCCACGCAAGCGATTCAGCAAGATAAGCAGGGAACGCGCAATGGCAATTTTGCGTCCCCGCCTAACAAAGCGGCGACTGCCACTGCTCAACAGAATATCCAAACTAAAGCACAGACCAAGATTTATCCGGACTTGGGCAGCCACGGAGCTGAACATCGGAGAAACGAGCAACACGATAATAACCAATCATCACCGATAAGCTTCTCCATTATGGACAATCGCGGTTTGAATTACGCTCCGAATAATTCCACTAATTGTAACAACTCGAGTGGCAAGCTTACAAATAGCCAGAGGACGCCGTCTAACAGCAATCTACAATCGCATCctcagcagcagcagcaggcGTTTCACGTTTTAaatcaacaacaacaacaacaacaacaaacCACATCTTACAGACATTATCTAACGGGATCGGGAACGAACGATACGGAATATCATCATCCAGGCAGATCCAAGTCCGCGACCTCGACAGATTCTGCTTATTCCTCCAATACCTCAACGCAAAATGGACCCGATTGTAGCGTTGTTGTTCCACGACGACCAAGTCCCTTGCAGGCTCATTCGCAAGCCAGTCCCCTGGGTCATGTGCCAAGTCCCGCGTATCCCATGTACAACAGTCCGATGGCGACCATGTCATCGCCGTCGCCGTTGCAACAACATGCTGAGAACAATGGTAATCAGTGTACAAATACTGGACAGCCTTACAAAAGCGGAGTGCAACAACAAGTTACTCCACCATCACCTCTGGACGTCACTGTTCCTAGGCCGTCATCGCAAGGACAAGTCGCGTATTCCTCGGTGATTACACGAGCATTAGGTACTAGCACGGAGAACAATAAAACCGCTTATAATACAGAGAATAAAGCGACATACGATGGACAACAGCAAGACTTTTCACAGACGCAGAAGCAACAGGTCTGCTGGGAGAATGACAACCGCCAAACGACGAATGGCAACAGAAAGTTTTCCGTCTCTGTATATACCGGCGCGAACACGGGAGACATGAACGCGCAGAACTTGCCAGTTCAGCAGCAACAAGTGCAAAGGCTGGTGAACATGTCGGATAACAGACAACAACCGTATTTTGAACCCAATCAAGTGGCACTACAGGATTTGAGCAGTTGCAGGGGAGATCCAATGAGTATTGTAAAGAACTTGCAAACGCTACAACAAGGTCCCTGTCAGGTGTCCCAACAGCACGCGATTGTTACGGTCGGCACGACAGAACAACAAAAGCAAGTTGAGGAAAACAGACGAAAGGTCGATAATGctaacaaaaagagaaaaaatttggaaaagaCTGTTGGTCACGGTACAGCACCGAACGAGCTTACGGGGACCACGACAATGACGGAATACCTCGGTAGGATACCTCCGCCAGCTCATCACAACGCAAATCAACAACAACAAAATGGCTATTTTGACTTTGAACGGTGGAATATTCCGCCTCCACACACCAAAATGTTTCCCGCTGCGTCTGGCGCCTTTGGTTCACAGTCTTCGTTACATCATTCaagtaattttgcaaatactCCAGCTCATCAGCATCAATCGTTGATGGTGTCGCATCATCATCCGCCACCACCTATCCCATATTTCCCGGCTTTCCATATCCCCGCGGGTCATCATCCGCATCATCCGCACGAGTTTCAGCCTTCGGTTGAAATTACGTCGATAGGGTTCGGTGCTGAGAATGTTGCGAATCAAAACGCCAATTACAATCAAGAGGTCAGAGACGACCAGCCTAAGGTAGTCGTTCCTAATATCGAAGAGGAACTCGGTTTTCTTCAACAAGATCAGCAATTGGTGCAAAATACGAGTCAAATGAATAAAGACTTCAAACGGCCCAGCAAAGATCCCAATACAGGTTTTATGACGAGTTATTTAAAGTTTCTCCAAGGTGAAAGGGATCCTTCTCCGCCACCTGCTATACGCGGCGGTAGAAAAGCGACGTGGAATAGGTCAAAGCCGTATATACCAGTCGAACCGAGTAAACCTGCGGAAGCTTCGACCAACGGTGAGACTGTTAAATCTCAAGAGAAGCCACTAGTTAAAGAGACACCAGTTAAGGAAACACCGGTGATAGACTACGCGAATGATCCTAGATATTTTCCATTAccgaaagaaaggaaaaaagcaaattttgaTTCGAGTGATGACGGATTTACTAGCGATGATGACTTTCTATTTCCCCCTAAGAAAACTGAAAAGAAAGTGCAGAATGcgaataatacgaataatatcgAAGTTGTTGCTGTAAAACCGGAAAGTAAAGGTAGAAAAGGTCGGCCTATTAAGCCTGGTGGACCTACAGATAGGAAGAGAAAAGCTGCTGCAGCAGCGGCAGCGgcggcagcagcagcagcagcagcagcagcaacagcagcagcagatACGGAGAAAAAATcttcgaaaaaaattgaagaag TAGATCCCTTATTACTCCCTCCGAGACGCGAGACGTCGAGAAGAAAGGCAAAGGAAAAGACATCAGCGAAACAATTTTTGGATCGGCAACAGGGTATTGATTATTTCGACAATGACGAAGAACAGGCTGATTCCGATTCTGATCCAGCGTGGACGCCTGCTGTAAAATTAGTCGGAGACGAGGatgaaaagaggaaaaaacgCTTGAGACCTGTCATTACTAAAAAGATTAGAAAAATCTTAGAGGAAGATGGGTATTCATCTGGAGAAGTTCTTGTCTCGAAAAAATCATCGAGAAAAAAACACGAGATGCCTTCAAAAAATTCCAATAATGTTGGCAAACTTTCTTGTAAGATTGACGAAAAATTAGTAGCGGCAGCAAGTGACGAGGATATTGATATTTCGCCATTTaag tctGGCGAGTTTGTTGTGATTAAGACAGATTTGGATGAAGAATATCCTCCTCTTTGGAGGATAGATGGTAAAACATTGCTTCAGAAATATGAGCCATTCAAATCCAATGGAAAAACTTTGTACAGAAACATATCTAcg TATTCTGCATGGGTTTCACAAAATCGTCACATATATCAACAAGTGCCGGTGAAATTCTGGCAGCAGGGCAAAATAGAAACAATTGTAGAATTCTTAAGGGACGAGATGATTGTTGATGATAG CGAGAATATCGATAAATCTATGAAAGATACTGAGAGATatcaagataattttgaaGTGTACATACAGACATTGATCTCGCAAGCTTTGGATTCCAATTTCCTTACTGAAATATTTCAGGAACAAG atGATTATTTTCTGTCTAACGTTAAAACTGTCGATGAAGTAACGGAAGAGAGAAAACGTCGCCTTTTGGCTACGACTAAATGGAAACCGAATGTCGTGACAGCATTATCGACGTGGCCGTGTGTTAATGTGCTTAAAGATTTACCATCTTCAGAAATTAAAGGGAAATGTTGTGCAGGTTGTCAACAAACTAGAATCTATGCAAGAATTCTGCTTTATGGACAACCATACAACAGTACTACATTGGAAGGTTCGCCACCGGATCCAAGAGTACCTCATGAAAAA GACTTTTTGTTGTGTCGCATTTGTCAAAAGAAAATAGCCTTATACAATAAAGTCGctcatcaaaaatatttaatgtttttggAATGTGCGAGAAGAGTGGCGGATAAAAAGATGGCTGATCCACACAAAGAcactacaataatattaaacgaaTTATTAGCAGATGAAGCATGGTTGAATCaa ttGTTTAAAGAAGTGAGAAACATTTGGGCTGAAATTGATAGCATGGAGCAACAAGTTAAAACGAAATCGAAAGCAATTTTGTCATCATCACTGAAACAAAATCATAAAACAGAGACAACAACTGTGACTGCTCCTTCTGTACTTACGTCTAAAGAGACTGCTAATACTTCTGATTCACAGGTGCCTATACAGAATACCGAACATAATCCCCAATCAGTATCTAGCGATGTGCAAATGCATAGTGAACCATCTTAG